The segment GGTTTATGTATAGAATGAGACCTGATCACCTAATATTGAACCTCCGATAAACCCAATGGCAAGGCTAGTTTTCCGCTTAGAACTCTTCAGTGGATGTGTAATTCTGTTATTGTTAATCAGTGTGAAGGCTTCATCAGGTAGTTCTCTGGAGAAGACAAACGCCCTCTTCGTCTTTGGAGACTCCACTGTAGATGCTGGAAACAACAATTACATCAACACCATGCCTGAAAACCCAGCAAATTTCAAGCCCTATGGCCAGAACGGCTTCTTTGGTGGACCAACGGGTCGCTTCTCTGACGGTCGCGTGATTGTTGATTTTATCGGTATCTTTTAAACACCTTTTGCTTGGAAGATTAACTATAGTTAAttgctaatttttaattaatcttccCTTTGTTCAGCGAGCTACGCAAATTTGCCATTGATTCCTCCCTTTTTAGAACCCTCGGCTGATTATATCAATGGTGTTAACTTCGCTGCTGGTGGAGCTGGTGTACTTCCTGAAACCCATCAGGGTTTGGTATTTATACAGAACTCAAATAACTTGAATATTCATATACTTTTGAACTTTTTGTATTTATGTTGGTGCTGTCACTGTAAGGTGATTGATCTTCGTACACAATTGAAGAATTTTGAAGAGGTGAAGAAGTCCTTAACTGAAAAGCTAGGAGAAGCAGAAGCTGAGAAACTTATATCAGGAGCTGTTTATTTCATCAGTATTGGAAGCAATGATTATATGGGTGGCTATCTGGATAACCCCAAAATGCAACAAGATTATCAACCGGAAGATTATCTTTCCATGGTCATAGGCAACTTAACAGAAGTAATCCAAGTAAGCTTTCTAATACATAACATTGAGAAAGTTGTTTTGCCGGTTTAGGCAAATAACAGGAATAGACAGACCCAGGGTTAGCTTGACTTAAGTGGTTAAACAAAAGGATCCATGTGAAAGCTCAGGGTTTAACTAATATAATCTCTCTCTTGTGAAAAAACTGTATTGATTAATGTGGGATTGATTAGTGAGATGCTACAACAAAATGAAACTCTTGATTATCCGATGCAATGATTATGGATTAAATCATTGTCTGTGAAATTGGCAGGGTTCCCAGCAGGATAGACTTTTTAGTTGGATTTTTTTCTGTTATATTAAGGCCtttgcaatttgtttttgttgaatattttctcATATAATCAGCTGCTGTATAAAAAAGGAGGTAGAAAATTTGGGTTTATGAGCGTATCTCCATTAGGGTGCATGCCATCCTGGAGAGCTTTGAACCTCAATAAAGAAAGTGAAGGTGGTTGCTATGAAGCAGCATCCTCTTTAGCAGAAGCACATAACAATGCTTTAAAAGGAATCCTCTCAAGCCTAGCATATATTTTCAAAGACTTCAAATATTCCAACGCCAACTTCTACAACTGGCTTGAAGACAGAATGAACAACCCTGGCAACTATGGTATGTATTAATTCTTCATTGATCttatcttaaacaaaaataGGAGCATTTCTCGTAACATGTCTATTAAAAAACATTAGATTATAACTATAATTGTTGATTAggtttttttgaaacttttttcatTCTAAGAGCCAAATATGACAGTTCAGCTTGTGAAATTGGATATTCAGCCtgtcttttttcaaatatgtaGAGAATTTTCTATAAAGACGGGGATAGCTAAAATTCATGTAGGTAAGGATGGAGTGGGAATAGGGATAAAGACATCCCAAGCCGTCTCTCTTTCCCAGTTCTTTCCTTCtcttatatatttcttatacCCTTCTATATTGAATCACtattaaaagttttgaattattatatgtttaaatctaataaatattttattatttttcgtGTGAGATATGAGGGAAAGAAATGgggagagaaaaaggaaagatgtTTTCTTAATTGGGAGGGGATGAGATCCCCATCATCTCAGGATGGGGATGAAGAGGGGACGAGGAAGGGAGAGGGATAGAGATTAGGGTGATTGGCCCCTAACCAACTGAGCAAGTAATAAATGGGAATCTTTGTAGTTGTCATCCCTAATTGTTAAATTATTCACGATTGACGAAAAAATgggttgaaatattttattttgtatgttgAAGTTGGTATATGTACGTTCtgcaaaattttagaatattttcaGGTTTTAAGGACGGAGTAAATGCTTGCTGCGGTTCCGGGCCATACAGGGGAACGTTCACCTGTGGCGGCAGCAAGAATACAAGTTCATACGATTTGTGTGATAATCCTGATGATCATATTTGGTGGGACTCTTTCCACCTAACAGAGAAAATCCATGAGCAGTTCGCAAAAACCCTCTGGGACGGACCCTCTTCTTCTGTGGGGCCATTCAATCTCCGGGATCTCTTCTTTCCCACCATTGCCGATGTTGTTGATGCCCCTCAACCTCATGGATACATTTcccaattttaatattatatggcTTCCACTGTTTATTTAGCACATTTGAATAACACTTTATGTTTaaacaatgaatataaataaaaatattatcatataattaagtgttattttatttttaatttaaaatcaattcaatcaatgaataatatattattattatttatatataaatttgttcgtataatgagtttattttcttttaaatgagTAAGATAATAGTggttatgatttatttatttaattatttaagatttgaactattattattttaacaaaagcATCTAAGAGTAGGTTTATTTGTGAATACGACATTATCATTGAATATTGATGATTGAATTATTGAGTGGAAAGTTAATGAACAAAGACAAGTTATATAagttaattaatataaagataatgctacatataaataaaggccacatgactatttcccatccaagggtTGATAAAATGGCGGattcttacttttttttatgtttgaaaaagttaatttcaCACTTTTCTATCAAagttaactattaattttaatagctaaagagtaatattatatgtaaatatttttaatatataatttaaatatacagatgatgtgACCTCAtaaaattgagtgttattttatttttatttcaaaattatttaatcagatgataacatattatttgtgtgcttaatttgtatattaaaaatagtggTGTCAATAGGTTAGGTCAGGTCGGCCTTGGCTTGGCCCATTGGGATAATGGGTCGGGTCTGAGGCCCAAACAATAATGGGCCTTCGAGCTAGGTTggcccattaatatataaagatcCAACCCATATAATAATGGGCCTTAATTGGGTCAGGTCGGGCCGgcctatttaatcaatttttttaaaaattttaatgaaaaattttaaacacaaattattttttaattattaaaaccgataacagtattacgaatattttatttataatctctcacttgtggtagaagattattgtaattacatgatgaaaaatattataaattgataaaataatataaataaattaatttacatattgtataaattacaaaacttaaataaaatatatctactatataacatttatctactcgTATTCTATatctaaatctctgaattcttcaaagataaagaattattatttgtgaattcagatattttataatattttgtaatgataaaataaaaataaaaataaaattataaatataaagaattattatttacgaattcagatattttttgaaagagagttaataaaagaaaatgagattgaaaatataatgaaataattgagattgagagattaaaaaatttgtaaataaaagtgaaaatgaaagaaaataaaatggatttatctataaataaataaattaaaaaataaaaaaaattaagcagagGCCAACGGCTTCTGCCATTTCTGCCTCTGCCTTGGCAGAAGCTTGCTCGGCTAGCAGTTATATAcagttagggttggattcgagccgagccaagctcggctcgcagccagctcgggctcgattcggtttatttatggtcagctcgagttcagctcgttTACGGCTCgattcgactcatttttcatatcaaaacgatatcgttttttatatatatagatcaaaacgacgtcgttttgtataaaaaatttaaaaaaaaaaaatctatcaagCCAACtagagccagctcgagctcgatcgagccgagcagagcccggctcgtttcgggctcaaacTGAGCCAagtcgagctggctcggctcgagtccaaccctataTACAATATCAGGTCGGGCAAGGCTAACtcatgggcttaatattaaagccttAAACCTGGTATGCTACAGTATCAAGTCGGGTCTTTTTATGTcggacttttttttttgtacttcGGGCTTGGCCTCTATTTAGCTTGGTCCAATTAACGTATCTAATTAAAAGtgtatatgcatagttttattgatgttaaaaattattataccattttattcaaatattataataattgtgtATTGTTGAgtgtcaatattatttttttaaaatttatcaagggtgaatgaatatttttcttattttgttttaaaaattattacattcacCCCATATATTTTACAtcccttttttattgttttttttttttttttggtgtaacTATTAAGTTTGAAACTAATAAGGagcatattaaattttaaaaaatttcaaaaatacccctaagcttttttcaaatttaaaataccctccttaaaaatcattaatgccattaatatttttaaaaattataatttacccttaatcatatgattatatctCATTGACACCCCTATCtatatttgtacaaataattttttaaaattcttagttgaaattaatataaattagggtataagattatttgataaaattttggtaGTAAAGTGCTATTTAGTTTgagactttatttttatttttaagtaattttatcaaaaggtttacaaaatttgttaaaaaatttaatagatgggtGTAAAATTGACTTTATCAAACTTAAGGGGTGGGCTCGgtgtttcatcaaaccttgtGTGGGATTAGacatttggcctaaaataaataGTTGAATTTAGGGATGGCAACAGAGAAGGGcagggaggggatctcaatcctcGTCCCCGTTCccataggggatatcaatctccATCCCCGACCCGTCCTCGCTatggggatgaaaatgattccccgtcccctccccgcaaagaaaaatcccctccccatcccttCTCCATCCCCGCAAGGAAAAATGCCCTCTTCTTACccgtaaaaaaaaattctttttttttactttttaaacacaatataaatatattaaataatataattagataaaattaaccaactatttcaaatatcacaaatataatatattatctactttaatatatacaacaaaagcataaataaatttgaaaaacataaataatttaaaactataaaaaatatattagtattttaaataaatatattaatataaagatatggggatggggatggggatgagggcggggcggggaggggacacatgtatctcCATCCCCAGCCCGTCCCCAATTGCaggaatttttttcatccctgCCCCCGTCCCCTTCCCCGTTTCTATTGggaaatcccctccccattagGGTCAAGACCCCTAAAATCGGGctcaaattgtcatccctaattgAATtcttatacacaaataatttagtaaatactaattaatatagataaataatgtGCCAAAAAGAGTTgtattatatcaatttgtaaATGTTACGTTACTGATATTAGGAAAAATAAATTGTCCCCATTCATACTTTGCTTAATAACATTTTCCATCCTCCaactttaaaaacaacattttttaagCTATCATTCAATTTTTACCTTGAACTATTAATGTAAAATGGCATAAAAGTAATTCACTATGCACCTAAATGGCAAAAGTGGAATGATAAAAGcctttcatcttcatctttgttttctaattttttgtaacTAAAAATGCTAGTGTACTACTAGAGAAGGGTGAATAGGAATTTTGTAATATCAacttggaattaaaatttaaatatagaataaaatttaatcaagcaatctaaaaaaatataaatgttgtaAATTAAATGGTTGAAGATTATGAGCTTTGAACTTAGAATTGATGCACTTTACATTGTATAAACTTTTCCTATGAATCCTAGCCCTTAAATGTGCTTCCAAAGCTTGCTTTTATATTGAATGTTCAAATAATGATGCAAACTAAccatttgaattgaaatttaagtCAATATCATTAAAAAGCTCTATGAATTTGTTCTACATAGTTTGAGGAATAGTTGTTCCCTTTCTTGGAACAAGTTTTcctaaaaaaaagtttttgatatattgaaagttttttcaataattctaaACTCTATCAGATAAAACTTTTGTCTTCTTACATTTAGAACGAATATTCAAGTTCTTTGGAATAGATGTTTTATGTTCAACTGAAATTATCCAACTTTGATAGACTAATGAATAGTTTTAAGAATAGTTACATTCTTTATGGAATGACTTGAGGATTGCCTTTGGGGACAAGTGTTCAAATTATGGAACAAGCATTCTAAACTTGCACTTCAATTTTCCTCAAAATTTTCCAAACCCTTGAACAACTTCTTTGACAAGCttattcctaattttttttttagctaaaaCAGACATTCGTCATATAAAACAGAAATTTTAAACTTGATCTTGACTTCTTCAGTCTTAGGCAAAGGCTAAAATAGTTGTTTTTAAC is part of the Mangifera indica cultivar Alphonso chromosome 13, CATAS_Mindica_2.1, whole genome shotgun sequence genome and harbors:
- the LOC123194092 gene encoding GDSL esterase/lipase 5-like, whose protein sequence is MARLVFRLELFSGCVILLLLISVKASSGSSLEKTNALFVFGDSTVDAGNNNYINTMPENPANFKPYGQNGFFGGPTGRFSDGRVIVDFIASYANLPLIPPFLEPSADYINGVNFAAGGAGVLPETHQGLVIDLRTQLKNFEEVKKSLTEKLGEAEAEKLISGAVYFISIGSNDYMGGYLDNPKMQQDYQPEDYLSMVIGNLTEVIQLLYKKGGRKFGFMSVSPLGCMPSWRALNLNKESEGGCYEAASSLAEAHNNALKGILSSLAYIFKDFKYSNANFYNWLEDRMNNPGNYGFKDGVNACCGSGPYRGTFTCGGSKNTSSYDLCDNPDDHIWWDSFHLTEKIHEQFAKTLWDGPSSSVGPFNLRDLFFPTIADVVDAPQPHGYISQF